The following is a genomic window from Bacteroidia bacterium.
TCAGCAGCTTTGCGAGGCGCAGGGCCCGGTCAGTCTTCGCTTCAGGTATTGTGTCCGGAGATTCTTGCGGAGCTTCGTAAGCACCCTCCGAAAAAAGTTTACCGAGGTCCGCCAGATCACCGAGAGTGTGTTTCGCCATTGTCCTTATCCATGCCTTGTCCTGCAGCAAGGTAGCATTTTCGTCAGGGAATCGCGAGCGCGGGCGGCGGTGGATGCGATGCGGTATTCCTGCACGCTCACGGCATCGGCTTCGTGCAGCGGGTACTGCGGACACAAATCTCTCACCTTTTTTATGCTAACAGAATCCTGACACAGGTATAGCGGTATCCTTACAGGTCGCTAACATAGCTGTGCCATATTACCGTACCCTCCCAAAAGAGCGAAAAGGTGAGGGGTGGTGTTCAATCAGTGTTTCCTTCCTCTACGCGGCCCCCACCTCCGCACACCGCCCCTCAATTTTTACCCCTCCCTTTGTCAACGCTATTGCGTAATTTCCGGATGTATGCGGGTCAGAACACGTACACTCCACACACTCATCGCCTGTATTGCGTTGATGAGCTCCGGTGCCGCGCAGCAGCATCCGTTCACGCGTTACGGCACATCGGATGGACTCGTCCAAAATTACATCACCGGTATCACACAGGATCACCGCGGCTTTCTGTGGATAGCGACGGGCGACGCCGGATTGTCGCGTTTCGACGGCCGCGAGTTTGTATCCTTCGACGCACACAATGCCGCCGTACCGGGCGTCGTGACGGCGCTGACCACGGATGGGGGTAATCACCTGTTCGTGGCGGGGCCCGACGGCGTGCGCTGTCTCCGTCTGGGTATGGACATGAACGATCAGGCGGACTCGGCATTGAACAGATACCTGCGTCCCGTGCGGGGACCGATTCGGGAAATGTACATGCGCCCGAACCGCGAATTGTACATCGGCGGTGACGACTACGCATGGCTTTTCCGTCTGCGGGATTCCACGCTTCGCCTGACACCGGTATCGCCGCTCCGGTACAGCTATCTCACGCAGGACTATCCCGGCACCGAGGTCCGCGGAATGAGCAGAGACTGCCGCAAGCGCATCTGGCTGGCCACGGACAGAGGTCTCATCATGCATGACGACGCGGGGGGAGTGCGCTACGGCAATTCCAACGGACTTGGGAATGAGAACGTGCTCAGTGTGTTTTGCGACAATGAGGGAAACATCTGGGCCGGCACGGTGGATGGCTTGTTCCGGTTCACGCCGGACCGCATCATCAATTATCTCCCCGGAAAGGAGCTTGACGCGCGAGCGCGCGGCGTGTGGAGCGTGCTGTCCACCCGCGAGCATGTGCTGTGGATCGGCACAATTGGCGGGGGTCTGACGCGGCTGTTCAGCGGAGAGAGCCGCACCTTCAGCGTCAGAGACGGTCTTCCGTCCGATGACGTCTCCGCGCTGCTGGAACTCCCCGACGGCGGCATACTCGTGGGAACGAGCAATGGTCTGGCCCATGTCCGCGGCGACAGAATTGCCTCCATGGATGCGCTGATTCCCCTGCCGGATCACCGTGTGGAGGCAATGTATCGCAGCAGCGACGGCAGATACTGGATAGCGACGCATAGCGGCCTCGCGGTCTGGAACGGCGAGCAGACCAGAGTGTACACCAGGAATGATGGCTTGCCCAGTGATCGTATCAGTTCCATTGCGGAGGATCCCTTCGGCTTCATGTGGATAGGGACGCATTCCGGCGTGGCACGTATCAACCTGCGGAGCGGCAATGTGCTGGCGGTCCGGAGCGTCGGCAGTGTCCATGTCGTATGCCTGTATGTCGATGCACAGGATCGCGTATGGATAGGGACGGTCGGCGCTGGTATTATTTGTCACGATAACAACAGCAGTCAGATCAGCCAGATCAGTCGCGAAGACGGCTTGGCGGGGAAC
Proteins encoded in this region:
- a CDS encoding ATP-binding protein, translating into MRVRTRTLHTLIACIALMSSGAAQQHPFTRYGTSDGLVQNYITGITQDHRGFLWIATGDAGLSRFDGREFVSFDAHNAAVPGVVTALTTDGGNHLFVAGPDGVRCLRLGMDMNDQADSALNRYLRPVRGPIREMYMRPNRELYIGGDDYAWLFRLRDSTLRLTPVSPLRYSYLTQDYPGTEVRGMSRDCRKRIWLATDRGLIMHDDAGGVRYGNSNGLGNENVLSVFCDNEGNIWAGTVDGLFRFTPDRIINYLPGKELDARARGVWSVLSTREHVLWIGTIGGGLTRLFSGESRTFSVRDGLPSDDVSALLELPDGGILVGTSNGLAHVRGDRIASMDALIPLPDHRVEAMYRSSDGRYWIATHSGLAVWNGEQTRVYTRNDGLPSDRISSIAEDPFGFMWIGTHSGVARINLRSGNVLAVRSVGSVHVVCLYVDAQDRVWIGTVGAGIICHDNNSSQISQISREDGLAGNTVYFISADAHGSLYFGTNNGISVLPAASIDYLVNDGTMRYGGGIDPAIVKSILRSQALHTLNTRTGLAGDEMNSGAVFRDTNGRMWFGAMGGLSCFQPQKPPRLTSWSYPDCREAAASRVAQRIWIVEVQINDTLSDRRGSITLGPNDRVLRVRVLTPAFRNPGSVRFLYKLEGLDYTWHSSSDGEILFTAIPSGDYRLLLRANVGEGHWTPEHVLLTLSVKPPFSETVWFWLLLLLLASGLGAGMMHWRSRKQLEMERMRIRIASDLHDDIGASLGTISLLSDLEKRRGDADTSGNLSTIGILARRCVQDMSDIVWSVNPAHDSMAGFAERLRATADELSNASGIPVSTETMGIRPDIRLDASARRALMLIAKEALYNAVRHSGAKHIAVTVKKQRQHWTLSVTDDGHGFDPAAQRSGNGLRNIERRAHAVGWEFAIASSPVGTTLTLHFVL